The DNA window TCCTCCGCGGCGTCATCGGCGATCAGACGGGACGCTGAGAGCGCTGGTACGACGCAGAGCTCTTGCCCCGCGGGACACCACAGAGAACGAGAACAGTGTCGTAGGGGCAGATCCCCCTTTTCTGCCCTCGGGTGGACAGAGGCGTCCGCCTCTACTGGCTGTTCTCAGGTCGGATCAACGCTGATCTGAGAAGGACAGAACAGCTCCCTTGCACCAGGGGAAATCAGCGTAGCATCGGCGTCATCAGCGTTCCATACGGCTCACTGACCCACGTACACGACCCGATACACGCGATTGCCATGGTCGTCGGAGATGTACAGGGCTCCGTCGGGGCCGAAGATGACGTCTACCGGCCGGCCGAACGAAGCACTGCTCCCGCACGGCTGGCCCTCAGCCCGCCAGCCGGTGGCGAAGTCCTGGGCGTCCACCGGCATCCCCTCCTCCACCACGATGCGGCGCACCTTGCAGTCCCGGACGTTGGCGGGCGTGGTGTTCCAGGAACCATGGTACCCTACCAGCAGATCGCCCTGGTACTCGTCCGGGAAGTTGGCACTCTCCACCCGCGTGATCCCGAGAGGGGCCGAATGGGCCAGGTCGGTGAAGAGGGCGGGCACGGCCTGGGAGCAATCGAAGCCCTCGGGCAGGGCCACACGCTCGTCGCGCACCTCGGCCCGCTGGTCCGGGGGCAGGTTGGGCCCCAGCCCCGGAGTGTAGCAGTAGGGCCAGCCGTAGTGACGGCCACCCTCCACCTCGACCACGATCTCCTCCGGGGGCAAGTCGTCGCCCAGCCCGTCGCTGCCGTTGTGGTTGGCCCACAGCCGGCCGTCGGGCAGGAACAGGAAGCCCACGCTGTTGCGTAGCCCTTCGGCCCAAACCGCCTGCCGCCGCGGGTCGGGATCGTCCGCGAAGGGGTTGTCCTCGGGGATGCTGCCGTCCGGGTTGAAGCGCAGGATGGCAGCCCGGCGGGGATCCTCCTCTACACACACATTGCAGGAGGAGCCGGCGGCCACGTAGATCAGGCCGTCCGGGCCGAAGCGGACGGTGCGAGTGCGGTGGCCACCTCCGCCGGGCAGATTGCCCGTCACCAGCTCGCGCCTCTCCAGGACCCCGTCGCCGTCCTCGTCGGCGAGCCGCTCCAGGCGGTCCAGTTGGGCCACGTAGAGCCAGCCATCGCGCCACTCCAGGCCGTGGGGAAGGCGCAGCCCCTCGGCGGCCACCTGGACGGCGTCGGCCCGCCCGTCACCATCGTCATCGGGCAGGCGGGCGATCCGGCCCGAGGCCATGAGGCTGACGTACAGGGCGCCGTCCGGGCCGAAGGCCATGAACCGGGCCGAGGGCAGGTTGTCGGCGAAGATGGTGATGTGGAACCCGGGGGGCACAGATATGCGAGCCGTGGCTGCGTCAGCAGGCGGTACGGCCGGGGCGGGCACAGGCTGCTGCGCTGAGACCGACGTGGGCTCGGGCTCGTTGGTGGCGGTTGCCCCCTCGGTGGGCTCGGGCGCGGGAGAGGGGATCTCGGTCGGCGTGGGCCGGGGCACCGGAGTGGGAGAGGCAGCCTCTGCCGGGGTGCTCTCCAGCGATGGCACGGACGGTCCCGCGGCGGCCGGGGTATCGGTAGGAGCCTCGGGGGCAGCTTGGCAGGCGGAGAGGGACAGGACCAGCAGCGCGGCCAGAAGTGCAACCAGTCGAACGTAGAAACCAAACGTCATCTTACATCCCCTTCAGACCATGAAACACGAACGAACTGACTGACCACTACGCCGGGGGCAATACTATCCTGCGCCGCAGAGTGAGTCAAAGCAGCGAGGATTGGGTCCGGCCGGTTCCGCGTACGCCTGGCTAGGGCCGGTCAAGCCTGAGGCTCACCGAGCTCCGCACCGCCGAGACCGCCGTTCATCGTGCTTCAGACAGATTGCATTGTGTATGTCACTTGGCCTCTTGCATACAATCCCCTAACGATTGACGACGGGCCGTGTCCCCGGTAAACTCAAGACGAACTGCTGCTGGAGAGAACAGTCATGGCTGTAGTAAGGGTGCTTTCGCGTGGCCAGGTCACTCTGCCGCGCCAGGTGCGCCGAGAAGCGGGGATAGAAGCCGGAGACGCCCTCAACGTGGAGGTGCTCGGTCCAGGATTGGTGCAGTTCAGAGTGCTTCCCCGGCTGAGCCCCCGCGAGCTACGAGAGCGCTACCTCATCGAGGGGCCCGTGGACGAGACGGCCGACCGCGAAGCTTGGCAGGCTGCTGCCGCCAGAGAGGTCCTCGGTGAGTGAGGATCCGCCCGGCCTCGTAGACACGAACGTCTTCATCCATGCGCTGACGCGCGACGCCCACGCGGAGGAGTGCCTCTGCTTCCTGGAGGCTATACAGAGAGGAGAAGTAACGGCACAGCTGGAGCCGGTCGTCGTGCACCAGTTGTCCTACGCCCTGCCTCACTATCGCAAGGGGATGACTCGCTTCGAGATAGCGGAGTACCTGCTGTCGGTGCTGGCCTGGCAGGGGATCGTCGCTCAGAAGGGGTTGCTGGTCTCTGCTGTGGAACGGTGGCGCGACAGCCCCCGACTTGCCTTCGTTGACGCTTACCTGGCTGCTCTGGCGGAGCAAGAGCATTGCCCGGTCTACACCAAGAACGTGAGTGAGCTGGCAGCCCAGGGTGTCTCGGTCGCTGACCCCCTGCCCAAGACGGCCTCCTAGCTCGGTGGTTGGTACCAGAGTGGGAGCATGAACTCAGGATCGGGGGCACGGGTGGCCGGTCATGGCTCACCCGATGGCGCGGGTAGAGAAAGAACACCTCGAGAGGGCATTCGACGACGAGTACCGGGACTACTGCGTCCGGACACCACGGTCTCTGGGCCGGCCCAGGACCAGGGGGCAAGCACGCTGAGCCAGCCCGATGGCGCGCTGACCCCCGCCGGCCCTGAAGAAGGGATTCGCCAGCGAAATCGGCGGGAATCGGCGCCCTATATGCGTGCATCAGCGTTCCATTCCCGTGTGACCGGTTGCCGCAACAGCTAGCACACGGGATAATGCCGCTGGGGGAGGGCAACATGGCTCAAGATGGCGCCGGCGATCGAATGTCAACCCTGGCCGAGCTCTGTCGCCGCAGCGGCGTACAAGCCCTCTACGTCTTCGGCAGCCGCGCCCACCAGGTGCAGCAGTGGCTTGCCGGCGTCCTGTCGGCCCTGCCTCCGTCTGGCTCGGACGTAGACATCGGCGTGAAGGCCCGTCCAGGGTCCCTTGCCTCGGCGTGGGACAGGGTCCGGCTGCAGATAGCCCTCGAGGATCTGCTGGGTGTCAGTCGGGTTGATCTCGTGCTGCTGCACGAGGCCGACCCCTTCCTAGCCGTCAATGTGATCCGTGGGGAGCGTCTCTACGCCGAGGACGCTTATTGCGCCGATGAGTACGAGCTCTATGTTCTGCGTCGGGCCGGCGACCTGGCCCCTTTGGAGCGAGAGCGCATAGCTCTCCTGTTGGGAGAGGCATCGTGACTGAGGGCAAAGCGTCGGCGCGTATCGTAGCCGATCGGCTGGCGTGGGTATGCAAGATGCTCAGCGAGATACGGGCACTCCCCCTAGAAGATCGTGATGCTTTCTTCTCCGACCGGCGCAACGTATGGGCAGCGGAGTCCTGTCTGCGAAGGGCGCTCGAGGCTCTGCTGGACCTAGGGCGGCATATCGCTGCCAAGCGCTTTGGCCAGGGAGTCAGCGAATACAAGGAGATCGCCCAGCAGCTACAGGAGCGGGGCGTTCTGTTGGAGCGGGAGGCAGTTCTGTTGAGACTTCTGGCTGGCTATCGCAACCGCTTGGTGCACTACTACCACGAGATCGGCGAGGAAGAACTCTACCAGATCTGCGCCGAGCGTCTGGGCGACGTGGAGCAGGTTGCCGGAGCTCTCCGTCAGTGGGCGAGAGACAACCCGGAAGC is part of the Anaerolineae bacterium genome and encodes:
- a CDS encoding sorbosone dehydrogenase, translated to MAFGPDGALYVSLMASGRIARLPDDDGDGRADAVQVAAEGLRLPHGLEWRDGWLYVAQLDRLERLADEDGDGVLERRELVTGNLPGGGGHRTRTVRFGPDGLIYVAAGSSCNVCVEEDPRRAAILRFNPDGSIPEDNPFADDPDPRRQAVWAEGLRNSVGFLFLPDGRLWANHNGSDGLGDDLPPEEIVVEVEGGRHYGWPYCYTPGLGPNLPPDQRAEVRDERVALPEGFDCSQAVPALFTDLAHSAPLGITRVESANFPDEYQGDLLVGYHGSWNTTPANVRDCKVRRIVVEEGMPVDAQDFATGWRAEGQPCGSSASFGRPVDVIFGPDGALYISDDHGNRVYRVVYVGQ
- a CDS encoding AbrB/MazE/SpoVT family DNA-binding domain-containing protein, whose protein sequence is MAVVRVLSRGQVTLPRQVRREAGIEAGDALNVEVLGPGLVQFRVLPRLSPRELRERYLIEGPVDETADREAWQAAAAREVLGE
- a CDS encoding type II toxin-antitoxin system VapC family toxin; protein product: MSEDPPGLVDTNVFIHALTRDAHAEECLCFLEAIQRGEVTAQLEPVVVHQLSYALPHYRKGMTRFEIAEYLLSVLAWQGIVAQKGLLVSAVERWRDSPRLAFVDAYLAALAEQEHCPVYTKNVSELAAQGVSVADPLPKTAS
- a CDS encoding nucleotidyltransferase domain-containing protein codes for the protein MAQDGAGDRMSTLAELCRRSGVQALYVFGSRAHQVQQWLAGVLSALPPSGSDVDIGVKARPGSLASAWDRVRLQIALEDLLGVSRVDLVLLHEADPFLAVNVIRGERLYAEDAYCADEYELYVLRRAGDLAPLERERIALLLGEAS
- a CDS encoding DUF86 domain-containing protein is translated as MTEGKASARIVADRLAWVCKMLSEIRALPLEDRDAFFSDRRNVWAAESCLRRALEALLDLGRHIAAKRFGQGVSEYKEIAQQLQERGVLLEREAVLLRLLAGYRNRLVHYYHEIGEEELYQICAERLGDVEQVAGALRQWARDNPEALDRSL